The Nocardioides sp. S-1144 genome includes a region encoding these proteins:
- a CDS encoding acyl-CoA dehydrogenase, translated as MSHYKSNLRDIEFNLFEVLGRDEILGTGPFADVDGESARSILAEVERLSREDLAASYEDSDRNPPVFDPATNTAPIPESFQKSYRAWMDAEFWRLQINEDLGGTPAPSSLVWATAEMVLGANAPVWMYAAGPAFAQVVHRNGNDRDKRIAQIMVERQWGCTMVLTEPDAGSDVGAGRSRATANADGSWNIEGVKRFITSAEHDMSENIMHLVLARPVGVEGVGGPGTKGLSLFLVPHHHFDHETGELTGERNGVYVTNVEHKMGIKVSNTCEVTFGDSSVGNGEPARGWLLGEVHHGIAQMFQVIENARMMVGTKAIATLSTGYLNALEYAKQRQQGADLTQSGDKTAPRVTITHHPDVRRSLMVQKSFSEAMRSLVLYTATWQDRIQLAEHHGEGLGEDAKLANAVNDLLLPIVKGYGSERSWVLLGTESLQTFGGSGFLQEYPLEQYVRDAKIDTLYEGTTAIQGQDFFFRKIVKDQGRALGTIAAEIQKFLDAEGGNGRLKSERALLATALDDANAIVGHMINELMSAQDDIRNIYKVGLNTTRLLMVLGDVVCAWLLLRGADVALGKLGGEVSPKDKSFYEGKVAAAQFFAQYNLPKISAERAIAEATDLSLMDLDESAF; from the coding sequence TGAGCCACTACAAGAGCAACCTGCGCGACATCGAGTTCAACCTCTTCGAGGTGCTCGGTCGCGACGAGATCCTGGGCACCGGCCCGTTCGCCGACGTCGACGGTGAGTCGGCGCGCTCGATCCTGGCGGAGGTGGAGCGGCTCTCCCGCGAGGACCTCGCCGCGTCGTACGAGGACAGCGACCGCAACCCGCCGGTCTTCGACCCCGCCACGAACACCGCGCCGATCCCCGAGTCGTTCCAGAAGAGCTACCGCGCCTGGATGGACGCCGAGTTCTGGCGCCTGCAGATCAACGAGGACCTCGGCGGCACGCCGGCGCCCTCCTCGCTGGTGTGGGCCACGGCCGAGATGGTGCTCGGCGCCAACGCGCCGGTGTGGATGTACGCCGCCGGCCCCGCGTTCGCGCAGGTCGTGCACCGCAACGGCAACGACCGCGACAAGCGGATCGCCCAGATCATGGTCGAGCGCCAGTGGGGCTGCACCATGGTCCTCACCGAGCCCGACGCCGGCTCCGACGTCGGCGCCGGCCGCTCCCGCGCCACCGCCAACGCCGACGGCTCGTGGAACATTGAGGGCGTCAAGCGCTTCATCACCTCGGCCGAGCACGACATGAGCGAGAACATCATGCACCTCGTCCTCGCCCGCCCGGTGGGCGTCGAGGGCGTCGGCGGCCCGGGCACCAAGGGCCTCTCGCTGTTCCTGGTGCCCCACCACCACTTCGACCACGAGACCGGCGAGCTCACCGGCGAGCGCAACGGCGTCTACGTGACCAACGTCGAGCACAAGATGGGCATCAAGGTCTCCAACACCTGCGAGGTCACCTTCGGCGACTCCTCCGTCGGCAACGGAGAGCCCGCCCGCGGCTGGCTGCTCGGCGAGGTCCACCACGGCATCGCGCAGATGTTCCAGGTCATCGAGAACGCCCGGATGATGGTCGGCACCAAGGCCATCGCCACCCTCTCGACCGGCTACCTCAACGCCCTCGAGTACGCCAAGCAGCGCCAGCAGGGCGCCGACCTGACGCAGTCCGGCGACAAGACCGCGCCGCGCGTCACGATCACCCACCACCCCGACGTCCGCCGCTCGCTGATGGTGCAGAAGTCCTTCTCCGAGGCGATGCGCTCGCTGGTGCTCTACACCGCGACGTGGCAGGACCGGATCCAGCTCGCCGAGCACCACGGCGAGGGCCTGGGCGAGGACGCCAAGCTCGCGAACGCCGTCAACGACCTGCTGCTCCCGATCGTCAAGGGCTACGGCTCGGAGCGCTCGTGGGTGCTGCTCGGCACCGAGTCGCTGCAGACCTTCGGTGGCTCCGGCTTCCTGCAGGAGTACCCGCTGGAGCAGTACGTCCGCGACGCCAAGATCGACACCCTCTACGAGGGCACGACCGCGATCCAGGGCCAGGACTTCTTCTTCCGCAAGATCGTCAAGGACCAGGGCAGGGCGCTCGGCACCATCGCGGCCGAGATCCAGAAGTTCCTCGACGCCGAGGGCGGCAACGGCCGCCTCAAGAGCGAGCGCGCACTCCTGGCCACCGCCCTCGACGACGCCAACGCCATCGTCGGCCACATGATCAACGAGCTCATGTCGGCCCAGGACGACATCCGCAACATCTACAAGGTGGGGCTCAACACCACCCGCCTGCTGATGGTGCTCGGCGACGTCGTCTGCGCCTGGCTGCTGCTGCGCGGCGCCGACGTCGCCCTCGGCAAGCTCGGCGGCGAGGTCTCGCCGAAGGACAAGTCGTTCTACGAGGGCAAGGTCGCCGCGGCCCAGTTCTTCGCCCAGTACAACCTGCCGAAGATCTCCGCCGAGCGCGCCATCGCCGAGGCCACCGACCTCTCCCTGATGGACCTCGACGAGTCCGCGTTCTGA
- a CDS encoding LysR family transcriptional regulator ArgP: MQPDQLAALAAIVDHGTFEAAARQLHVTTSAVSQRIRALETSVGQVVVRRSTPCVATPAGETLVRLARQTALLHDEARALLDAGTRARTDLPVAVNADSLATWFRDVVGEVAGWDGVALRLHVEDQGFSADLLRRGDVLGAVTSDPVAVQGCAVEPLGSLRYRPAASPAFAERWRHGRGADWARMPVVVFNEKDALQHELLAARGLGPPPVAHRVPTSTDYHEAVRRGLGWGLLPAPQLDPDLASGALVLLSARDRVDVPLHWQRWRLDSPVLARLTETVRAAAAPALRPAR; encoded by the coding sequence ATGCAGCCCGACCAGCTCGCCGCCCTCGCCGCGATCGTCGACCACGGGACCTTCGAGGCAGCGGCCCGGCAGCTGCACGTCACCACCAGCGCGGTCAGCCAGCGGATCCGGGCGCTCGAGACGTCGGTCGGCCAGGTCGTCGTGCGCCGCTCGACGCCGTGCGTGGCCACGCCCGCGGGGGAGACGCTGGTCCGGCTGGCGCGGCAGACGGCGCTGCTCCACGACGAGGCCCGTGCGCTCCTGGACGCCGGCACCCGGGCGCGCACCGACCTCCCGGTCGCGGTGAACGCCGACTCGCTCGCCACCTGGTTCCGCGACGTCGTCGGTGAGGTCGCCGGCTGGGACGGTGTCGCGCTGCGGCTGCACGTGGAGGACCAGGGCTTCTCGGCCGACCTGCTGCGCCGCGGCGACGTGCTCGGCGCGGTCACCTCCGACCCCGTCGCGGTGCAGGGCTGCGCGGTGGAGCCGCTCGGCTCGCTGCGCTACCGGCCGGCGGCGTCCCCGGCGTTCGCGGAGCGCTGGCGGCACGGCCGCGGCGCCGACTGGGCGCGGATGCCGGTGGTGGTGTTCAACGAGAAGGACGCGCTCCAGCACGAGCTGCTGGCCGCGCGCGGCCTCGGCCCGCCGCCGGTCGCGCACCGCGTGCCCACCTCGACCGACTACCACGAGGCGGTCCGCCGCGGCCTGGGCTGGGGGCTGCTCCCGGCACCCCAGCTCGACCCCGACCTGGCCTCCGGCGCGCTGGTGCTGCTCTCGGCCCGCGACCGCGTCGACGTCCCGCTGCACTGGCAGCGCTGGCGGCTCGACTCGCCCGTCCTGGCCCGGCTGACCGAGACGGTCCGGGCGGCCGCCGCGCCGGCGCTCCGACCTGCTCGCTGA
- a CDS encoding LysE/ArgO family amino acid transporter, giving the protein MLSSSVAGLLTGLSLIIAIGAQNAFVLRQGLARRHVGAVVAVCAVSDLVLIVAGIAGIGTVIEQAGWVVDVVRWAGVAFLTWYGVRSLLRARRGESLEAATGQDATLGVAVRTAVALTWLNPHVYLDTVLLVGSIAHTHDHVWWFAAGAGTASIVWFVGLGYGARLMHRTLSTPRAWQVLDVLIGVTMLGIAALLATGG; this is encoded by the coding sequence GTGCTCTCCTCCAGCGTCGCCGGCCTGCTCACCGGGCTGAGCCTGATCATCGCCATCGGCGCGCAGAACGCCTTCGTGCTGCGCCAGGGCCTGGCCCGCCGGCACGTCGGCGCGGTGGTGGCGGTCTGCGCGGTCTCCGACCTCGTACTGATCGTCGCGGGGATCGCCGGCATCGGCACCGTCATCGAGCAGGCCGGGTGGGTGGTCGACGTCGTCCGCTGGGCCGGCGTGGCGTTCCTGACCTGGTACGGCGTCCGCAGCCTGCTCCGCGCCCGCCGGGGTGAGTCCCTCGAGGCCGCCACCGGGCAGGACGCCACCCTCGGCGTCGCCGTCCGGACGGCGGTCGCGCTCACCTGGCTCAACCCGCACGTCTACCTCGACACCGTGCTGCTCGTCGGCTCGATCGCCCACACCCACGACCACGTCTGGTGGTTCGCCGCCGGCGCCGGCACCGCGAGCATCGTCTGGTTCGTCGGCCTCGGGTACGGCGCCCGGCTGATGCACCGCACCCTGTCGACGCCGCGGGCGTGGCAGGTGCTCGACGTCCTCATCGGCGTGACCATGCTCGGCATCGCCGCGCTGCTGGCCACCGGCGGCTGA
- a CDS encoding 5'-nucleotidase C-terminal domain-containing protein, whose product MSRPLSARAVRRTLSALAVVAVGLTGVGTVPAAAADPANPRAVGDTVIAFVEVEDGVISGGPALNSGDHGNFSGTGSYTFRETGMTSTMTVTAPEAGTYPVYIRYAAGLLGADENVTRSMGLTTNGSRQIVSYPMTGDWETWRVAQAQVNLNAGSNTLAINCNRGTDFCRLNFDAVQVGGTSFDTCAPTPVNPGWTRLFDGTFASFDVWRKAGGPGVFGRQADCTLRSFRGTATMWTTTTQTGPHTVEADWKRSSAGESATLHLASAGRDTAASIAVPLGTGNAVGRPVGEWNTTRVEVTASAVRIYLNGALIETRAAPSTLNGAIGITNAASTEGMRFRDVQVLDDYELGPIAGPVTRARLADDTVSLGGESRLANLVAEAQRATSTSNGANGAAQISFVHPDAVKADLAGPTVATYKQAAAVQPSTADMRNFKLTGAQVKSLLEQQWSPSQPFVRLGTSAGFRYTYDPTRPQDSRVTDVRLNGVPVAAGTSYSVTTSGALRSDARFPAFSGRTLDRAANKTERAALVEHLGTAPTVDDTQHSVGVSTPNGTTVVAGEVLAVDLTSLAFPGAASATDSSLSVTLDGQPLGGPVPVDRTSGQAPTDEYGTAAVRALVPATTPAGPATLVVSGATTGSVTVPITVTAPAVVTVDSTTTVSVAAGSLPVRQGTSSVSISVARPGGTPTGQVELWVGGAKVSTVALVAGRASAKVGPFPTVGNRTVQARYLGDAATNPSSSAVATVAVVKAAPSLAVAVQPGKVVAGRTRAKVVVAVRAAGFTPTGKVTVKIGAKTYAGTLKAGKVTITLPKFRKAGTVRAAVTYAGDALTVSRQTTKKIVVRKAPRR is encoded by the coding sequence GTGTCCCGTCCCCTGTCCGCCCGAGCCGTCCGCCGGACGCTGAGCGCCCTGGCCGTCGTGGCCGTCGGTCTCACCGGCGTCGGCACCGTTCCCGCCGCCGCTGCCGACCCCGCGAACCCGAGAGCCGTCGGCGACACCGTGATCGCCTTCGTCGAGGTCGAGGACGGCGTCATCAGCGGCGGCCCGGCCCTGAACTCCGGCGACCACGGCAACTTCTCCGGCACCGGGTCCTACACGTTCCGCGAGACCGGGATGACCTCGACGATGACGGTCACGGCCCCCGAGGCCGGCACCTACCCGGTCTACATCCGCTACGCGGCCGGTCTGCTGGGTGCCGACGAGAACGTCACCCGGTCGATGGGCCTGACCACCAACGGCAGCCGCCAGATCGTGTCCTACCCGATGACCGGCGACTGGGAGACCTGGCGCGTCGCGCAGGCGCAGGTCAACCTGAACGCCGGCAGCAACACGCTCGCGATCAACTGCAACCGGGGCACCGACTTCTGCCGCCTCAACTTCGACGCCGTCCAGGTCGGCGGCACGTCCTTCGACACCTGCGCCCCGACGCCGGTGAACCCCGGCTGGACCCGCCTCTTCGACGGCACGTTCGCCTCGTTCGACGTCTGGCGCAAGGCCGGTGGCCCCGGCGTGTTCGGCCGTCAGGCCGACTGCACCCTCCGCAGCTTCCGTGGCACCGCCACCATGTGGACGACGACGACCCAGACCGGGCCGCACACCGTCGAGGCCGACTGGAAGCGCTCCTCGGCCGGGGAGTCCGCGACCCTCCACCTCGCCTCGGCCGGCCGCGACACCGCTGCCAGCATCGCGGTGCCGCTGGGCACCGGCAACGCCGTCGGGCGGCCGGTCGGCGAGTGGAACACCACCCGCGTCGAGGTCACCGCCTCGGCCGTCCGGATCTACCTCAACGGCGCCCTGATCGAGACCCGCGCGGCCCCCAGCACGCTCAACGGCGCCATCGGCATCACCAACGCGGCGTCCACCGAGGGGATGCGCTTCCGGGACGTCCAGGTCCTGGACGACTACGAGCTCGGCCCGATCGCGGGGCCGGTCACCCGGGCCCGCCTCGCCGACGACACCGTCTCCCTCGGTGGCGAGTCGCGACTGGCGAACCTGGTGGCCGAGGCGCAGCGCGCCACGAGCACCTCCAACGGCGCGAACGGCGCGGCCCAGATCTCGTTCGTGCACCCGGACGCCGTCAAGGCCGACCTGGCCGGCCCGACCGTGGCCACCTACAAGCAGGCCGCGGCCGTGCAGCCGTCGACCGCCGACATGCGCAACTTCAAGCTGACCGGCGCCCAGGTCAAGAGCCTGCTCGAGCAGCAGTGGAGCCCGTCGCAGCCGTTCGTCCGCCTCGGCACCTCGGCGGGCTTCCGCTACACCTACGACCCGACCCGGCCGCAGGACTCGCGGGTCACCGACGTGCGGCTCAACGGCGTCCCCGTCGCCGCCGGGACGAGCTACTCGGTCACCACGTCCGGGGCGCTGCGCAGCGACGCCCGCTTCCCGGCCTTCTCCGGCCGCACCCTGGACCGGGCGGCCAACAAGACCGAGCGGGCGGCGCTCGTCGAGCACCTCGGCACCGCCCCCACCGTCGACGACACCCAGCACTCCGTCGGCGTCTCCACGCCGAACGGCACGACCGTCGTCGCGGGTGAGGTCCTCGCCGTCGACCTCACCTCGCTCGCCTTCCCGGGAGCGGCGAGCGCCACGGACTCCTCGCTGAGCGTGACCCTCGACGGTCAGCCGCTCGGCGGGCCGGTCCCGGTCGACAGGACCAGCGGCCAGGCGCCCACCGACGAGTACGGCACCGCCGCCGTCCGTGCGCTGGTCCCGGCCACGACGCCCGCGGGCCCGGCGACGCTCGTCGTCTCCGGCGCGACCACCGGCTCCGTCACCGTCCCGATCACCGTGACCGCTCCTGCGGTGGTCACCGTCGACTCGACCACCACGGTCTCGGTCGCCGCGGGCTCGCTGCCGGTCCGGCAGGGCACCTCGTCGGTCTCCATCAGCGTCGCCAGGCCCGGCGGGACGCCGACCGGCCAGGTCGAGCTGTGGGTCGGCGGGGCGAAGGTCTCCACCGTCGCGCTGGTCGCCGGCCGCGCGAGCGCCAAGGTCGGCCCCTTCCCCACCGTCGGCAACCGCACCGTCCAGGCGCGCTACCTCGGCGACGCCGCGACCAACCCGAGCAGCAGCGCGGTCGCGACCGTCGCGGTCGTCAAGGCCGCCCCGAGCCTCGCGGTCGCCGTCCAGCCGGGGAAGGTCGTGGCCGGGAGGACGAGGGCCAAGGTCGTCGTCGCCGTCCGGGCCGCGGGGTTCACGCCCACCGGCAAGGTCACGGTGAAGATCGGTGCCAAGACCTACGCCGGCACCCTCAAGGCCGGCAAGGTCACCATCACGCTGCCGAAGTTCAGGAAGGCCGGCACCGTCAGGGCCGCCGTCACCTACGCCGGCGACGCGCTCACCGTCTCGCGCCAGACCACCAAGAAGATCGTGGTCCGCAAGGCTCCCCGGCGCTAG
- a CDS encoding LLM class flavin-dependent oxidoreductase has product MKKNIGFLNFGHWTPSPQSAVRTASDSLLQSIELAVAAEELGVDGAYFRVHHFARQLASPFPLLAAIGARTSRIEIGTGVIDMRYENPLYMAEDAGAADLISGGRLQLGISRGSPEQVVDGFRYFGYDPGPDGDHAEMARRHTRVFLDALRGEGFAEPNPRPMFANPPGLLRIEPHAPGLRERIWWGAGTRATAEWTAKQGMNLMSSTLLSEDTGVPFHQLQAEQIERFRTAWAAAGHEFEPRVSVSRSIFPIVDARDRAYFGGESRSNDQVGIIDGTTARFGKTYAGEPDQLVAALAEDEAIAAADTLLLTIPNQLGVDYNAHVLESMLTHVAPALGWR; this is encoded by the coding sequence GTGAAGAAGAACATCGGGTTCCTGAACTTCGGGCACTGGACGCCGTCGCCGCAGTCGGCCGTGCGCACGGCGTCCGACTCGCTGCTGCAGTCGATCGAGCTGGCCGTCGCGGCCGAGGAGCTCGGCGTCGACGGCGCCTACTTCCGCGTCCACCACTTCGCGCGCCAGCTCGCCTCGCCGTTCCCGCTGCTCGCCGCCATCGGCGCGCGGACCAGCCGGATCGAGATCGGCACCGGCGTGATCGACATGCGCTACGAGAACCCGCTCTACATGGCCGAGGACGCCGGCGCCGCCGACCTCATCTCCGGCGGCCGGCTGCAGCTCGGCATCAGCCGGGGCTCACCGGAGCAGGTCGTCGACGGGTTCCGCTACTTCGGCTACGACCCCGGTCCCGACGGCGACCACGCCGAGATGGCCCGCAGGCACACCCGGGTCTTCCTCGACGCGCTGCGCGGCGAGGGCTTCGCCGAGCCGAACCCACGTCCGATGTTCGCCAACCCTCCGGGGCTGCTGCGCATCGAGCCGCACGCCCCCGGGCTGCGCGAGCGGATCTGGTGGGGCGCCGGCACCCGCGCCACCGCGGAGTGGACCGCCAAGCAGGGCATGAACCTGATGAGCTCCACCCTGCTGTCCGAGGACACCGGGGTGCCGTTCCACCAGCTGCAGGCCGAGCAGATCGAGCGGTTCCGCACCGCCTGGGCCGCGGCCGGTCACGAGTTCGAGCCGCGGGTCTCGGTGAGCCGCAGCATCTTCCCGATCGTCGACGCCCGCGACCGCGCCTACTTCGGCGGGGAGTCGCGCAGCAACGACCAGGTCGGCATCATCGACGGCACCACGGCCCGCTTCGGCAAGACCTACGCGGGAGAGCCGGACCAGCTCGTCGCGGCGCTGGCCGAGGACGAGGCGATCGCCGCGGCCGACACGCTGCTGCTGACGATCCCCAACCAGCTCGGTGTCGACTACAACGCCCACGTGCTGGAGTCGATGCTGACCCACGTGGCGCCCGCCCTCGGCTGGCGCTGA
- a CDS encoding YciI family protein has product MKFLMFVCTDPEPDTAPDPDATPVDDWVARHDAAGTRLLGDRISPESETRVVRKRDGRVVVTAGPYAESTEWIVGFDVLECPDLDAAIAVAAEHEMARGGRIELRPFWDGA; this is encoded by the coding sequence GTGAAGTTCCTGATGTTCGTGTGCACCGACCCCGAGCCCGACACCGCTCCCGACCCCGACGCGACCCCGGTCGACGACTGGGTGGCCAGGCACGACGCGGCCGGGACCCGGCTGCTCGGTGACCGGATCAGCCCCGAGTCCGAGACCCGCGTCGTCCGCAAGCGGGACGGCCGGGTGGTCGTCACCGCGGGGCCCTACGCCGAGTCGACCGAGTGGATCGTCGGGTTCGACGTCCTTGAGTGCCCCGACCTGGACGCCGCGATCGCGGTCGCCGCGGAGCACGAGATGGCCCGCGGCGGCCGGATCGAGCTGCGGCCGTTCTGGGACGGCGCGTGA
- the pgm gene encoding phosphoglucomutase (alpha-D-glucose-1,6-bisphosphate-dependent) → MADPRAGQLAAPSDLVDVAHLVTAYYTGVPDPDDVDQQVAFGTSGHRGTSLRTSFNETHILATTQAICDYRREQGYDGPLFIGRDTHGLSEPAWATALEVLAANDVTVLVDSRDAYTPTPAVSHAIIRANAGKGPGAAGLADGIVVTPSHNPPSDGGFKYNPPHGGPADSDATSVIAARANELIRAGLAEVRRTPYERARRAAQGYDFLGTYVEDLPSVVDLAAIKDAGVRIGADPLGGASVHYWGEIADRHGLDLTVVNPLVDATWRFMTLDWDGKIRMDCSSPDAMASLVGKRAEFDVATGNDADADRHGIVTPDAGLMNPNHFLAVAIQYLFGGARPGWPDSARIGKTLVSSSMIDRVAADLGKPLVEVPVGFKWFVPGLIDGSFGFGGEESAGASFLRMDGGTWTTDKDGLLLCLLASEIIAKTGRTPSEHYADLVARHGEPAYARVDAPATRSQKSALAALTPDAVTATTLAGEEITGKLTEAPGNGAKIGGLKVTTESAWFAARPSGTEDVYKIYAESFRGPDHLAEVQSAAREVVGAALGG, encoded by the coding sequence ATGGCAGACCCCCGCGCAGGACAGCTCGCCGCACCCTCGGACCTCGTCGACGTCGCCCACCTCGTCACGGCCTACTACACCGGCGTGCCCGACCCCGACGACGTCGACCAGCAGGTCGCGTTCGGCACGAGCGGGCACCGCGGCACGTCGTTGAGGACGTCGTTCAACGAGACCCACATCCTGGCGACCACCCAGGCGATCTGCGACTACCGGCGCGAGCAGGGCTACGACGGCCCGCTGTTCATCGGCCGCGACACCCACGGCCTCTCGGAGCCGGCCTGGGCCACGGCGCTCGAGGTGCTCGCCGCCAACGACGTGACGGTGCTCGTCGACTCGCGCGACGCCTACACCCCAACCCCGGCGGTCTCCCACGCGATCATCCGCGCCAATGCCGGCAAGGGCCCCGGCGCGGCCGGCCTGGCCGACGGCATCGTCGTCACGCCGTCGCACAACCCGCCGTCCGACGGCGGCTTCAAGTACAACCCGCCGCACGGCGGTCCTGCCGACAGCGACGCCACCTCGGTGATCGCCGCACGGGCCAACGAGCTCATCCGGGCCGGGCTCGCCGAGGTCCGCCGGACGCCGTACGAGCGGGCGCGGCGTGCCGCCCAGGGCTACGACTTCCTCGGCACCTACGTCGAGGACCTGCCGTCGGTGGTCGACCTCGCGGCGATCAAGGACGCCGGCGTGCGGATCGGCGCCGACCCGCTCGGCGGCGCGTCGGTGCACTACTGGGGCGAGATCGCCGACCGGCACGGCCTCGACCTGACCGTGGTGAACCCACTCGTCGACGCGACGTGGCGCTTCATGACGCTCGACTGGGACGGCAAGATCCGGATGGACTGCTCCTCCCCCGACGCGATGGCCTCGCTGGTGGGCAAGCGCGCGGAGTTCGACGTCGCGACCGGCAACGACGCCGACGCCGACCGGCACGGCATCGTCACGCCCGACGCCGGCCTGATGAACCCCAACCACTTCCTCGCCGTGGCGATCCAGTACCTCTTCGGCGGCGCCCGCCCGGGCTGGCCCGACTCGGCCCGGATCGGCAAGACCCTGGTGTCGTCGTCGATGATCGACCGCGTCGCGGCCGACCTCGGCAAGCCGCTGGTGGAGGTGCCGGTCGGGTTCAAGTGGTTCGTGCCCGGGCTGATCGACGGCTCGTTCGGGTTCGGCGGCGAGGAGTCGGCCGGGGCGTCGTTCCTGCGGATGGACGGCGGCACCTGGACCACCGACAAGGACGGCCTGCTGCTCTGCCTGCTGGCCTCGGAGATCATCGCCAAGACGGGGCGGACCCCGAGCGAGCACTACGCCGACCTGGTCGCCCGGCACGGCGAGCCGGCGTACGCCCGCGTCGACGCCCCCGCCACCCGGTCGCAGAAGTCGGCCCTGGCCGCGCTCACCCCCGACGCCGTCACCGCGACGACCCTCGCCGGCGAGGAGATCACCGGCAAGCTCACCGAGGCCCCCGGCAACGGCGCCAAGATCGGCGGGCTCAAGGTCACCACCGAGTCGGCCTGGTTCGCCGCCCGCCCCTCGGGCACCGAGGACGTCTACAAGATCTACGCCGAGTCCTTCCGCGGCCCGGACCACCTGGCCGAGGTCCAGTCCGCCGCGCGCGAGGTCGTCGGCGCCGCGCTGGGTGGCTGA
- a CDS encoding HNH endonuclease signature motif containing protein — translation MGKVEAHLVDEATHHDAHDLKTLGRRILETIDPDKADEHEARLLEAEEARARKETRFAMWDDGEGLAHGRFTMPSAQASMLRKALTAIAAPKHVRAEHGAGSYDHERPTAERLGQALCEYVERYPADQLPAMGGVNATVVVTMTLDALHGGLAAAHLDTGAALAPDQARRLACEAGIIPAVLDGAGHVLDLGRKRRFHTPAQRLAITLEQQRCQHPTCTTPAAYCHTHHTTPWSQGGTTDTRDAVLLCPFHHHRAHATGEAYPLRT, via the coding sequence GTGGGGAAAGTCGAGGCGCACCTGGTCGACGAGGCGACTCATCACGACGCCCACGACCTGAAGACCCTGGGTCGACGGATCCTGGAGACGATCGACCCCGACAAGGCCGACGAGCACGAGGCCCGCCTGCTGGAGGCCGAGGAGGCCCGGGCCCGGAAGGAGACTCGCTTCGCGATGTGGGACGACGGCGAGGGTCTCGCCCACGGCCGGTTCACCATGCCGTCGGCGCAGGCCTCGATGCTGCGCAAGGCGCTCACCGCGATCGCGGCACCCAAGCACGTGCGCGCCGAGCACGGCGCCGGCTCCTACGACCACGAGCGACCCACGGCCGAGCGCCTCGGACAGGCGCTCTGTGAGTACGTCGAGCGCTACCCCGCCGACCAGCTGCCCGCGATGGGCGGGGTGAACGCCACCGTGGTGGTGACGATGACCCTCGACGCGCTCCACGGTGGGCTTGCAGCGGCCCACCTCGACACCGGCGCTGCGCTCGCACCCGACCAGGCCCGCCGACTGGCCTGCGAGGCCGGCATCATCCCCGCCGTCCTCGACGGCGCCGGCCACGTCCTCGACCTCGGTCGCAAGCGGCGGTTCCACACCCCGGCCCAGCGCCTCGCGATCACCCTCGAGCAGCAGCGCTGCCAGCACCCGACCTGCACCACCCCAGCCGCCTACTGCCACACCCACCACACGACGCCCTGGTCCCAGGGCGGCACCACCGACACCCGCGACGCCGTCCTGCTCTGCCCGTTCCACCACCATCGGGCGCACGCGACCGGCGAGGCCTACCCCCTCCGGACGTAG
- a CDS encoding DinB family protein translates to MTTSSDAQDFEGATFVQANFKGATLRFSDVSGMTMRSVDVDGLDIDSHDLFQGRLLVNGVDVVPLVDAELNRRFPGRELQDAQTPEGLREAWVAVQAAWRETVADTPADLVNAHVEDEWSLAQTLRHLVLATDAWLRGAILQVDQPFHEIGQLFTGAADMGFDTSIFRAETPGFDEVLAVRAERQQLVTDFLATATPELLAEDRANPWGGGDWRPSVGDCVRVILEEEWAHLRYVRRDLALLR, encoded by the coding sequence ATGACCACCTCTTCCGACGCCCAGGACTTCGAGGGCGCGACCTTCGTCCAGGCCAACTTCAAGGGAGCCACGCTGAGGTTCTCCGACGTCAGCGGCATGACCATGCGCAGCGTCGACGTCGACGGGCTCGACATCGACAGCCACGACCTGTTCCAGGGGCGCCTCCTCGTCAACGGGGTCGACGTCGTCCCGCTCGTGGACGCCGAGCTCAACCGGCGGTTCCCGGGCCGCGAGCTCCAGGACGCCCAGACGCCCGAGGGCCTGCGCGAGGCGTGGGTCGCGGTGCAGGCCGCGTGGCGCGAGACGGTGGCGGACACGCCTGCGGACCTGGTCAACGCCCACGTCGAGGACGAGTGGTCCCTGGCGCAGACCCTGCGGCACCTCGTCCTGGCCACCGACGCCTGGCTCCGGGGCGCGATCCTGCAGGTCGACCAGCCGTTCCACGAGATCGGTCAGCTCTTCACCGGCGCCGCCGACATGGGTTTCGACACCTCGATCTTCCGCGCCGAGACACCCGGGTTCGACGAGGTCCTGGCCGTGCGGGCGGAGCGGCAGCAGCTGGTCACCGACTTCCTGGCCACGGCCACGCCCGAGCTGCTCGCGGAGGACCGGGCCAACCCGTGGGGCGGTGGCGACTGGCGTCCGAGCGTCGGTGACTGCGTCCGCGTGATCCTGGAGGAGGAGTGGGCGCACCTGCGCTACGTCCGGCGCGACCTCGCCCTGCTGCGGTGA